In Haloplanus rubicundus, one DNA window encodes the following:
- a CDS encoding Gfo/Idh/MocA family protein: MLRTAIVGLGAVASWHEIAIERTSEAELVAVADVDGSRVERVAARTGVAGYTDLGQLLHDEPVDWVHVCTPIQTHYDVAMRCVDHGVDVLVEKPFVRTREEFERLTAAADRAGVRATVVHNQVYYPSVIDACRRIERGEFGRLHGVSVQWAEDIDPRQPDRGDWVLDLPGGEFGEGIVHPIYVGLRAAGYPADESAVSVGRIDTTGDETVGFDGIAVSYTTADDVACTIQHHSNVPDRRRIDFAAERAHVTADVATGSVRVQRDSYGPNASVEYPALRAAVDGLGSAVRTTIDAIADAVWRRVTDAESRHDTHSPVIQREAAAICGRGDGPTPRAEADWANRLFIRLCDP; the protein is encoded by the coding sequence GTGTTACGGACCGCAATCGTCGGCCTCGGGGCGGTCGCCAGCTGGCACGAGATCGCCATCGAGCGAACGTCCGAGGCCGAACTCGTCGCGGTGGCCGACGTCGACGGATCGCGGGTCGAGCGAGTCGCGGCGCGGACAGGGGTCGCAGGGTACACCGACCTCGGCCAGCTGCTTCACGACGAGCCCGTCGACTGGGTGCACGTCTGTACGCCGATCCAAACCCACTACGATGTCGCCATGCGCTGTGTCGATCACGGCGTCGACGTGCTGGTCGAGAAGCCATTCGTCCGGACCCGCGAGGAGTTCGAGCGCCTCACGGCCGCCGCGGACCGGGCCGGCGTGCGCGCCACCGTCGTCCACAACCAGGTGTACTACCCGTCCGTGATTGACGCGTGTCGGCGGATCGAACGCGGCGAGTTCGGCCGGCTACACGGCGTTTCGGTCCAGTGGGCGGAGGACATCGACCCGCGGCAGCCGGATCGCGGCGACTGGGTGTTGGATCTGCCGGGTGGCGAGTTCGGCGAGGGGATCGTCCATCCGATCTACGTGGGACTGCGTGCCGCCGGTTACCCGGCCGACGAGTCGGCCGTCTCAGTCGGGCGGATCGACACGACCGGGGACGAGACGGTCGGGTTCGACGGGATCGCGGTGTCGTACACGACCGCCGACGACGTCGCCTGTACGATCCAGCATCACTCGAACGTGCCCGATCGGCGTCGAATCGACTTCGCCGCCGAGCGGGCCCACGTCACGGCCGACGTTGCCACGGGATCAGTTCGGGTACAGCGGGACAGCTACGGCCCGAACGCGTCGGTCGAGTATCCGGCGTTGCGGGCGGCCGTCGACGGTCTCGGAAGCGCCGTCCGGACCACCATCGACGCCATCGCCGACGCCGTGTGGCGGCGGGTGACCGACGCGGAGAGTCGCCACGACACGCACTCGCCGGTAATCCAGCGGGAGGCGGCCGCGATTTGCGGTCGGGGCGACGGACCGACGCCGCGGGCGGAGGCCGACTGGGCCAACCGCCTGTTTATCCGGCTCTGCGATCCGTAG
- a CDS encoding PAS domain-containing response regulator, translating into MGEPIHVLHVDDDPDFVELAATFLEREDERFVVETATSVVEGLDRLGEATVDCIVSDYDMPDRNGIEFLETVREEHPKLPFVLFTGRGSEDIASRAISVGVTEYLQKGKGTDQYTVLANRIANGVRAYRAETAVTRSEERYHNLVDTAPIPIIVFDRDREMVYSNDAAVDFFGADDPEELDGRTVTDFLHPDDRELANARFERLMAEEEPLPEVEFRLVTVDGEIKTATVATAPGYYRGRKVAQAMAYR; encoded by the coding sequence ATGGGCGAACCGATCCACGTCCTCCACGTCGACGACGACCCGGACTTCGTGGAGTTGGCCGCGACGTTCCTCGAACGCGAGGACGAGCGGTTCGTCGTCGAGACGGCGACGAGCGTCGTCGAGGGCCTGGATCGACTCGGCGAAGCGACCGTCGACTGCATCGTCTCGGACTACGACATGCCGGATCGGAACGGCATCGAGTTCCTCGAAACCGTGCGCGAGGAGCATCCGAAACTCCCCTTCGTCCTGTTTACCGGCCGTGGCTCGGAGGACATCGCCAGCCGGGCGATTTCGGTCGGCGTCACCGAGTACCTCCAGAAGGGAAAGGGGACGGATCAGTATACAGTGTTGGCCAACCGCATCGCGAACGGCGTCCGGGCCTATCGGGCAGAGACGGCCGTGACCCGGAGCGAGGAGCGCTATCACAACCTCGTCGACACCGCCCCGATTCCGATCATCGTCTTCGACCGCGACCGGGAGATGGTCTACTCGAACGACGCGGCGGTCGACTTTTTCGGCGCCGACGACCCTGAAGAACTCGATGGGCGAACGGTCACCGACTTCCTCCATCCGGACGACAGGGAACTCGCGAACGCGCGCTTCGAGCGTCTCATGGCGGAGGAAGAGCCCCTCCCGGAAGTCGAGTTCCGCCTCGTGACGGTCGACGGCGAGATCAAAACCGCCACCGTCGCGACCGCACCCGGCTACTACCGGGGGCGGAAGGTCGCACAGGCGATGGCGTACCGGTAG
- a CDS encoding type II glyceraldehyde-3-phosphate dehydrogenase: protein MTQVGVNGYGTIGKRVADAVAAQPDMDLVGVAKTRPNFEAETAARKGYPLYAAVPERVDRFAEAGLDLAGEVEDLVAAADVIVDCTPSGIGAENASLYDDHDTPAIFQGGEDADVADVSFNARANFDDAVGADSARVVSCNTTGLSRILAPLDETYGVEKARVTLVRRGGDPGQTGRGPIDDILPDPVTIPSHHGPDVNTIFPDLDIDTLGMKVPATLMHTHSVNVTLESDADAADVRDLFADETRLFQIPAGADIDGAGKLKEFAHDAGRPRGDLWENCIWAESITVEDRDLYLFQAIHQESDVVPENVDAVRALRGDADAAESMATTEDAMGVGIDY, encoded by the coding sequence ATGACACAGGTCGGCGTCAACGGCTACGGAACCATCGGCAAGCGCGTCGCGGACGCGGTGGCGGCACAACCGGACATGGACCTCGTCGGCGTCGCGAAGACCCGACCGAACTTCGAGGCGGAGACGGCCGCCCGGAAGGGCTACCCCCTCTACGCCGCCGTCCCGGAGCGGGTCGACCGCTTCGCCGAGGCAGGCCTCGACCTCGCCGGTGAAGTCGAAGACCTCGTCGCCGCGGCGGACGTGATCGTCGACTGCACGCCCTCGGGCATCGGCGCCGAAAACGCCTCGCTGTACGACGACCACGACACGCCCGCCATCTTCCAGGGCGGCGAGGACGCGGACGTGGCCGACGTGAGCTTCAACGCCCGCGCGAACTTCGACGACGCCGTCGGCGCCGACTCCGCACGCGTCGTCTCCTGTAACACGACGGGGCTCTCCCGGATTCTCGCCCCTCTCGACGAGACGTACGGCGTCGAGAAGGCCCGGGTGACGCTGGTGCGCCGCGGCGGCGACCCCGGACAGACCGGGCGCGGACCCATCGACGACATCCTGCCCGACCCCGTCACCATCCCCTCCCACCACGGCCCGGACGTGAACACCATCTTCCCGGACCTCGACATCGACACGCTGGGGATGAAGGTGCCGGCGACGCTGATGCACACCCACAGCGTCAACGTGACGCTCGAATCGGACGCGGACGCCGCGGACGTGCGCGACCTCTTCGCGGACGAGACGCGCCTGTTCCAGATTCCGGCCGGCGCCGACATCGACGGCGCGGGCAAGCTGAAGGAGTTCGCCCACGACGCCGGGCGACCGCGGGGCGACCTCTGGGAGAACTGCATCTGGGCGGAGTCGATCACCGTCGAGGACCGCGACCTCTACCTGTTCCAGGCCATCCACCAGGAGAGCGACGTGGTGCCGGAGAACGTCGACGCCGTTCGCGCCCTGCGCGGCGACGCCGACGCCGCGGAGAGCATGGCGACGACCGAGGACGCGATGGGCGTCGGCATCGACTACTGA
- a CDS encoding phosphoglycerate kinase codes for MFKTLDDIGSGKCVLVRLDLNSPVEDGIVKDNRRFARHARTVRELVEAGHRVVVMAHQGRPGRDSFVSLDQHADLLAEYVEHPIEFVDDVYGDRAIDAIRSLDAGEVLMLENVRMCDDELPEKPPEDHADSEFVRTLAPEFDCYVDDAYSVAHRSHASIVGFPLVLPAYAGRVMAAEYEANSSIANRAFDGPVTMVLGGAKATDVIDVMSALDDEIDHYLLGGIVGELFLRAAGYDVGFDVGDGELYDHQWENNEERIRELLAERGDRITLPLDLAYETDADERAELLVDDVEKSRPLLDVGSLTVERYADIVEDSAAVFVKGALGVFEDERFADGTVGLLETIATTDCFSVIGGGDTSRAIELYGLDEDYFSHVSIAGGAYVRALTGQSLPGVDALTQTDC; via the coding sequence ATGTTCAAGACGCTCGACGACATCGGGTCCGGGAAATGCGTCCTCGTTCGGCTCGATCTCAATTCGCCGGTCGAGGACGGCATCGTCAAGGACAACCGGCGATTCGCGCGCCACGCCCGGACTGTCCGGGAGCTCGTCGAAGCCGGCCACCGTGTCGTCGTCATGGCCCATCAGGGCCGGCCGGGCCGGGACTCCTTCGTCTCGCTCGATCAGCACGCGGACCTCCTCGCGGAGTACGTCGAGCACCCCATCGAGTTCGTCGACGACGTGTACGGCGACCGGGCCATCGACGCCATCCGGTCGCTCGACGCTGGCGAGGTGCTCATGCTCGAGAACGTCCGGATGTGCGACGACGAACTGCCCGAGAAACCCCCCGAGGACCACGCCGACAGCGAGTTCGTCCGCACGCTCGCCCCCGAGTTCGACTGCTACGTCGACGACGCCTACTCCGTCGCCCATCGGTCCCACGCCTCCATCGTTGGCTTCCCGCTCGTCCTCCCCGCCTACGCCGGGCGCGTCATGGCGGCGGAGTACGAGGCCAACAGTAGCATCGCCAACCGGGCGTTCGACGGCCCGGTGACGATGGTGCTCGGCGGCGCGAAAGCCACCGACGTCATCGACGTGATGAGCGCGCTCGACGACGAAATCGACCACTACCTCCTCGGCGGTATCGTCGGCGAACTCTTCCTGCGTGCCGCCGGCTACGACGTCGGCTTCGACGTTGGCGACGGCGAACTGTACGACCACCAGTGGGAGAACAACGAGGAGCGCATCCGTGAACTCCTCGCGGAGCGCGGCGACCGCATCACCCTCCCGCTCGACCTGGCCTACGAAACCGACGCCGACGAACGCGCCGAACTCCTCGTCGACGACGTGGAGAAATCCCGCCCCCTCCTCGACGTGGGGTCGCTCACCGTCGAGCGATACGCCGACATCGTCGAGGACTCCGCGGCCGTGTTCGTGAAAGGCGCCCTCGGCGTCTTCGAGGACGAACGCTTCGCGGACGGCACCGTCGGCCTCCTCGAAACTATCGCTACCACGGACTGCTTCTCCGTCATCGGTGGCGGCGACACCTCCCGTGCCATCGAACTCTACGGGCTGGACGAGGACTACTTCTCCCACGTCTCCATCGCCGGCGGCGCCTACGTCCGCGCGCTCACGGGGCAGTCGCTCCCCGGCGTCGACGCACTGACGCAGACCGACTGCTGA
- a CDS encoding Hsp20/alpha crystallin family protein, with product MRGDDRDDPFGDIFDEIERMMNEMTGAGAGAVGDGSGFTSETHVDIYEEDDQVRLVADLPGVEKDAIKLKCDGKTLTISAASPHREYDERIRLPARVDEHSASASFNNGILEVTVDKIGDSAAIDVE from the coding sequence ATGAGAGGCGACGACCGTGACGACCCGTTCGGCGACATTTTCGACGAAATCGAACGGATGATGAACGAGATGACGGGCGCCGGCGCCGGCGCCGTCGGTGACGGCTCCGGATTCACCTCCGAGACCCACGTCGACATCTACGAGGAAGACGACCAGGTGCGACTCGTCGCCGACCTCCCGGGTGTCGAGAAAGACGCGATCAAGCTGAAGTGTGACGGCAAGACCCTCACCATCAGCGCCGCCTCCCCACACCGCGAGTACGACGAGCGCATCCGTCTCCCCGCCCGCGTCGACGAACACTCCGCCTCGGCCAGTTTCAACAACGGCATCCTCGAAGTGACCGTCGACAAGATCGGCGACTCCGCCGCCATCGACGTGGAGTAG
- a CDS encoding ATP-grasp domain-containing protein — protein MLRLAVTSRAETFDRLQAPLADRGIEVAHLPAEGRTVALDTAPSEAFDVGFVFPSRTQSGVALSALHSLPWVNGRDAVLTSRNKGGVLATLGAAGLPVPKTTMVASPVDDDAIADAADRLGWPVVVKPNSTTRGTGVAKATDLDSLLGVVDYLDLIHDYRATGDKTFLLQEYLPDARDYRVMVVDGAYAGAVERRLPDVDRESGRWKHNVHRGAEAVGVDPPADHRRLAERAAAALDVSYLGVDLLVTDDRAVVAETNARPTVDAATKYVPDFYDRLAGLIGKTADGR, from the coding sequence ATGCTCCGTCTCGCGGTGACCAGCCGCGCCGAGACGTTCGACCGCCTGCAGGCCCCCCTCGCCGACCGGGGCATCGAGGTGGCGCACCTCCCCGCCGAGGGGCGGACGGTCGCCCTCGATACCGCCCCGTCCGAAGCGTTCGACGTCGGCTTCGTCTTCCCCTCCCGCACGCAGTCCGGCGTCGCGCTGTCGGCGCTACATTCCCTCCCGTGGGTGAACGGCCGCGACGCCGTGCTCACGTCGCGGAACAAAGGTGGCGTCCTGGCGACCCTCGGCGCCGCCGGTCTCCCCGTCCCGAAGACGACGATGGTCGCCAGCCCCGTCGACGACGACGCCATCGCCGACGCGGCCGACCGCCTCGGCTGGCCGGTCGTCGTCAAACCCAACTCGACGACCCGCGGGACCGGCGTGGCGAAGGCGACCGATCTCGACTCGTTGCTCGGCGTCGTCGACTACCTCGACCTGATTCACGACTACCGCGCGACCGGCGACAAGACCTTCCTCCTGCAGGAGTACCTGCCCGACGCCCGCGACTACCGGGTGATGGTCGTCGACGGCGCGTACGCGGGCGCGGTGGAACGGCGGCTCCCCGACGTCGACCGCGAGTCCGGGCGCTGGAAACACAACGTCCACCGGGGCGCCGAGGCGGTGGGCGTCGACCCGCCCGCCGACCACCGGCGCCTCGCCGAACGCGCGGCGGCGGCGCTCGACGTGTCGTATCTGGGCGTCGACCTCCTCGTCACCGACGACCGGGCCGTCGTCGCGGAGACGAACGCGCGGCCGACGGTCGACGCGGCGACGAAGTACGTGCCGGACTTCTACGACCGGCTCGCGGGGTTGATCGGAAAGACGGCGGACGGGCGGTAG
- a CDS encoding 50S ribosomal protein L16 has product MTDKPASMYREISKPSYTRREYITGIPGSKIAQHNMGNLQTGPEDYPVHISLEVEEECQLRHGALEASRLSANRRLLKEVGQENYKMVLRKFPHQVIRENKQATGAGADRVSDGMRQAFGKPVGTAARIGANETVFTCYCNPEDAATVKDAFRRSYNKISPPCRIVVEKGEELLVA; this is encoded by the coding sequence ATGACCGACAAACCCGCCTCGATGTACCGGGAGATCAGCAAGCCCTCGTACACGCGACGCGAGTACATCACGGGCATCCCGGGCTCCAAGATCGCACAGCACAACATGGGTAACCTGCAGACCGGTCCCGAGGACTACCCGGTCCACATCAGCCTCGAAGTCGAGGAGGAGTGCCAGCTCCGCCACGGCGCCCTCGAAGCCTCGCGGCTCTCCGCCAACCGCCGCCTCCTGAAGGAGGTCGGGCAGGAGAACTACAAGATGGTCCTCCGGAAGTTCCCCCACCAGGTCATCCGCGAGAACAAGCAGGCGACGGGCGCGGGCGCGGACCGCGTCTCCGACGGGATGCGACAGGCGTTCGGCAAGCCGGTCGGCACCGCCGCCCGCATCGGGGCCAACGAGACGGTGTTCACCTGCTACTGCAACCCCGAGGACGCCGCCACGGTCAAGGACGCCTTCCGGCGCTCCTACAACAAGATTTCGCCGCCGTGCCGTATCGTCGTCGAGAAGGGCGAAGAGCTGCTCGTCGCCTGA
- the ppc gene encoding phosphoenolpyruvate carboxylase: MDLHHRTVRQDVRELGALLGDVLAEQSSTEAFEAVEELRTAAIDYRDGTLPTREPLRTALGSLDSDLEGAAARAFTAYFELINIAEERERVRAIRRDEQEGRIEDGQTETVASLIDRDADAETVQRVLDDVLIEPTFTAHPTEARRKTIKAKLRTITQLIEALDERRLTDAERRTSWDRLEAEVTSLWQTPQVRDRAPDPEDEARNVQWYLENTLFDVVGDVYADLEETLAESYPEVDVPKLFEFRSWAGSDRDGNPAVTVDVTSETLDRQRSVVLSKYRDELKRLSGILSQDAAWITPGERFEASLVADRERFPEIANTTQERYLHEFYRQKLKLMRERLERVDDVRPGGYGDADELVDDLEAIAESLRLNDAESIANAYVDPLIRKVETFGFALASLDLRDHQKNHTQTVGELLERQGVEYRNLDEDGRIETLTEAIMQDADVVDLADPGDVSDTTARVCERFEALHRWQREYGADAIDTYCISMTEEPSHVLEVLFLADQAGVVSLPGYSGLDVVPLLETERALDGARRIMGTLFENEAYAAALACRGDTQEIMLGYSDSNKENGFLAANWSLYRNQRRLADITDEFGVRMRLFHGRGGSISRGGGPMHEAMLALPIDTVTGEIKFTEQGEAIAEKYGNPRIAERNLERMLDAQMRARHQAIDGPVKETPDAWTEAMGRMAPAARTAYTDLLETDGFIPYFETATPITVIEDLNLGSRPASRSGERTVEDLRAIPWVFSWTQARCIVPGWYGLATGIDAYLDDGGSMETLRTMYERWPFFRTTLDNAAQAMAKTDMEIAEEYANLAPADLRERFFPRIRAEHERAVELVLEITERDDPLRRPWFRESLDRRNPYVDPLNYLQTRLLARDERTPSEERTLRLTVKGIAAGMKSTG, from the coding sequence ATGGACCTCCATCACCGAACGGTCCGACAGGACGTCCGCGAACTCGGGGCGCTCCTCGGCGACGTACTGGCGGAGCAGTCCTCGACCGAGGCGTTCGAGGCGGTCGAAGAACTCCGCACGGCGGCCATCGACTACCGCGACGGGACGCTCCCGACGCGTGAACCCCTCCGGACGGCACTCGGCTCGCTCGACTCCGACCTGGAGGGCGCCGCCGCCCGCGCGTTCACCGCCTACTTCGAACTCATCAACATCGCGGAGGAGCGCGAACGGGTGCGCGCCATCCGCCGCGACGAACAGGAAGGCCGCATCGAAGACGGTCAGACGGAGACGGTGGCCTCGCTGATCGACCGCGACGCCGACGCCGAGACGGTCCAGCGGGTGCTCGACGACGTGCTCATCGAGCCGACGTTCACCGCCCATCCGACCGAGGCCCGCCGCAAGACGATCAAGGCGAAGCTCCGGACGATCACACAGCTCATCGAGGCCCTCGACGAACGGCGGTTGACGGACGCCGAACGGCGGACCTCGTGGGACCGACTGGAAGCCGAGGTGACCAGCCTCTGGCAGACGCCACAGGTCCGCGACCGGGCACCCGACCCCGAAGACGAGGCCCGCAACGTGCAGTGGTATCTGGAGAACACGCTGTTCGACGTGGTCGGAGACGTCTACGCCGACTTAGAGGAAACGCTCGCCGAGTCCTACCCGGAGGTGGACGTGCCCAAACTCTTCGAGTTCCGGTCGTGGGCGGGGAGCGACCGCGACGGCAACCCCGCGGTGACCGTCGACGTGACGAGCGAGACGCTCGATCGGCAACGATCCGTCGTCCTCTCGAAGTATCGCGACGAACTGAAGCGGCTCTCGGGCATCCTGAGCCAAGACGCCGCGTGGATCACCCCCGGCGAGCGCTTCGAGGCGTCGCTCGTCGCCGACCGAGAACGGTTCCCGGAGATCGCGAACACGACCCAGGAGCGCTACCTCCACGAGTTCTACCGGCAGAAACTGAAGCTGATGCGCGAGCGCCTCGAACGCGTCGACGACGTGCGCCCCGGCGGCTACGGCGACGCCGACGAACTCGTCGACGATCTGGAGGCCATCGCCGAGAGCCTGCGGCTCAACGACGCCGAATCCATCGCGAACGCCTACGTCGACCCCCTGATCCGGAAGGTGGAGACGTTCGGCTTCGCGCTCGCGAGCCTCGACCTGCGCGACCACCAGAAAAACCACACCCAGACGGTGGGCGAACTGCTCGAACGGCAGGGCGTCGAGTACCGTAACCTCGACGAGGACGGTCGGATCGAGACTCTCACCGAGGCGATCATGCAGGACGCCGACGTCGTCGACCTCGCCGATCCGGGTGACGTGAGCGACACCACCGCGCGCGTCTGCGAGCGCTTCGAGGCCCTCCACCGGTGGCAACGCGAGTACGGTGCCGACGCGATCGACACCTACTGTATCAGTATGACCGAGGAGCCGAGCCACGTCCTCGAAGTCCTCTTTCTCGCCGATCAGGCGGGCGTCGTCTCCCTGCCGGGGTACAGCGGTCTCGACGTGGTGCCCCTGCTGGAGACCGAACGCGCCCTCGACGGCGCCCGGCGGATCATGGGCACGCTGTTCGAGAACGAGGCGTACGCGGCCGCGCTCGCCTGCCGGGGCGACACCCAGGAGATCATGCTCGGCTACTCCGACTCCAACAAGGAGAACGGCTTCCTCGCGGCCAACTGGAGTCTCTACCGGAACCAGCGACGGCTCGCGGACATCACCGACGAGTTCGGCGTCCGGATGCGGCTGTTCCACGGCCGTGGTGGCTCCATCTCGCGGGGCGGCGGCCCGATGCACGAGGCGATGCTCGCGCTCCCCATCGACACCGTCACCGGCGAGATCAAATTCACCGAACAGGGCGAGGCCATCGCGGAGAAGTACGGCAACCCCCGGATCGCCGAGCGCAACCTCGAACGCATGCTCGACGCACAGATGCGCGCCCGCCACCAGGCCATCGACGGCCCGGTCAAGGAGACGCCGGACGCGTGGACCGAGGCGATGGGTCGGATGGCGCCCGCGGCGCGGACGGCCTACACCGACCTGCTGGAGACCGATGGGTTCATCCCCTACTTCGAGACGGCGACGCCAATCACCGTCATCGAGGACCTCAACCTCGGCTCGCGGCCCGCCTCCCGGTCCGGCGAGCGGACCGTCGAGGACCTGCGGGCCATCCCGTGGGTGTTCTCGTGGACGCAGGCCCGGTGTATCGTCCCCGGGTGGTACGGGCTGGCGACGGGCATCGACGCCTACCTCGACGACGGCGGCTCGATGGAGACGCTCCGGACGATGTACGAGCGCTGGCCCTTCTTCCGGACGACCCTCGACAACGCCGCGCAGGCGATGGCGAAGACGGACATGGAGATCGCCGAGGAGTACGCGAACCTCGCGCCGGCGGACCTGCGCGAGCGGTTCTTCCCGCGCATCCGCGCGGAGCACGAACGCGCGGTGGAACTCGTGTTGGAGATCACGGAGCGCGACGACCCGCTCCGACGGCCGTGGTTCCGCGAGAGCCTCGACCGGCGAAACCCCTACGTCGACCCGCTGAACTACCTGCAGACGCGACTCCTGGCACGGGACGAGCGCACGCCGTCCGAGGAGCGCACCCTTCGCCTGACGGTCAAGGGGATCGCGGCGGGGATGAAAAGCACGGGCTAG
- the nucS gene encoding endonuclease NucS produces MPVTTLHRPAHRDALTHLEDAFRRGELITVFGRCTVEYDGRASSSLGPGDRLLLLKPDGSALVHTDEGRTPVNWQPPGCDHFASVRDGRLCVRSVRRSPEELLDVRFDRVHHLVAYDVTDPDELDLQGSEADLKDHVLDHPERIAPGFDPIATERETDAGPMDVFGEDAQGRPVVVELKRRRVGPDAVGQLRRYVDALGRELGDGAEVRGVLVAPSVTDRAATLLDREGLEFVALDPATGRPPDDASPA; encoded by the coding sequence ATGCCGGTCACCACGCTCCACCGCCCGGCCCACCGGGACGCGCTCACGCACCTCGAAGACGCCTTCAGGCGTGGCGAGCTGATCACGGTCTTCGGCCGGTGTACCGTCGAGTACGACGGCCGTGCGTCGAGCAGCCTCGGTCCCGGCGACCGCCTCCTCCTCCTCAAGCCCGACGGCTCGGCGCTCGTCCACACCGACGAAGGGCGCACCCCGGTCAACTGGCAGCCGCCCGGCTGCGATCACTTCGCCAGCGTCCGGGACGGCCGCCTGTGCGTGCGGAGCGTCCGCCGCTCGCCCGAGGAACTCCTCGACGTGCGCTTCGACCGGGTCCACCACCTCGTCGCGTACGACGTCACCGACCCCGACGAACTCGACCTGCAGGGGAGCGAGGCCGACCTGAAAGACCACGTTCTCGATCACCCCGAGCGGATCGCCCCCGGGTTCGACCCGATCGCGACCGAGCGCGAGACGGACGCCGGGCCGATGGACGTCTTCGGCGAGGACGCGCAGGGACGGCCGGTGGTCGTCGAGTTGAAGCGTCGGCGCGTCGGTCCGGACGCGGTCGGCCAACTCCGGCGGTACGTCGACGCCCTCGGCCGTGAACTCGGCGACGGCGCCGAGGTTCGGGGCGTCCTCGTCGCCCCCTCGGTCACCGATCGGGCGGCGACGCTCCTCGACCGCGAGGGCCTGGAGTTCGTCGCGCTCGACCCGGCGACCGGCCGTCCCCCGGACGACGCGTCGCCGGCGTAA
- a CDS encoding DICT sensory domain-containing protein translates to MGLFEIIATVDDAEKTLTVFNPEAGVATALREHFADRNLVIEEAESDAGPDNYAVLSSDGEFLTAIDVSDVLAPRKDVAPEFTRETYEDVLDELDETMFTSYDTGRMIAASKEIEDRAWRGAVGELHAGFQTCSRFASQAEVYDHIAERGSLAVHVYAHPEGNEGFEPPPGPALHLSTETEIHDTWFVAYDGGGVDAAKCALLAEERLPGSFYGFWTYDPETVDEVIDYLRTTYTIPEADGTATDGGADER, encoded by the coding sequence ATGGGGCTGTTCGAGATCATCGCCACGGTCGACGACGCGGAGAAGACGCTGACGGTGTTCAACCCCGAGGCGGGCGTGGCGACGGCGCTACGCGAGCACTTCGCGGACCGCAACCTCGTCATCGAGGAGGCGGAGAGCGACGCCGGCCCCGATAACTACGCGGTGTTGAGCAGCGACGGCGAGTTCCTGACCGCGATCGACGTGAGCGACGTGCTCGCGCCGCGGAAGGACGTCGCCCCGGAGTTCACTCGTGAGACGTACGAGGACGTGCTGGACGAACTCGACGAGACGATGTTTACCTCCTACGACACGGGGCGGATGATCGCCGCCTCGAAGGAAATCGAGGACCGCGCGTGGCGCGGGGCGGTGGGGGAACTCCACGCCGGCTTCCAGACCTGTTCCCGCTTCGCCTCACAGGCCGAAGTGTACGATCACATCGCCGAACGCGGCAGCCTCGCGGTCCACGTCTACGCCCACCCCGAGGGGAACGAGGGGTTCGAACCGCCGCCCGGTCCGGCGCTCCACCTCTCGACCGAGACGGAGATTCACGACACTTGGTTCGTCGCCTACGATGGCGGCGGCGTCGACGCCGCGAAGTGCGCCCTGCTGGCCGAGGAACGCCTTCCGGGCTCGTTCTACGGCTTCTGGACGTACGATCCCGAGACGGTCGACGAGGTCATCGACTATCTCCGGACGACGTACACGATTCCCGAGGCGGACGGAACGGCGACGGACGGCGGCGCCGACGAGCGGTGA